In a single window of the Phycisphaerales bacterium genome:
- the acpS gene encoding holo-ACP synthase yields the protein MIVAHGIDLVHLPRLERVWTVHGERFLARVFTPVERTYCLARHRAAVHLAGRFAVKEAVMKVLGTGWSRGLQWTDIETVAGESGRPEVRLLGRAAELAAERGITQVLVSITHAGEYAQASALGLGSGH from the coding sequence ATGATCGTGGCGCACGGTATCGATCTGGTCCACCTGCCGCGGCTGGAGCGCGTGTGGACGGTGCATGGCGAGCGTTTCCTCGCGCGGGTGTTCACCCCGGTCGAACGGACCTACTGCCTTGCGCGACACCGCGCGGCCGTGCATCTGGCGGGACGTTTCGCGGTCAAAGAGGCCGTCATGAAGGTGCTCGGAACCGGCTGGAGCCGGGGTCTGCAATGGACTGACATCGAGACGGTGGCGGGGGAGTCCGGGCGGCCGGAGGTGCGCCTGCTGGGGCGGGCGGCCGAACTGGCGGCCGAACGGGGGATCACCCAGGTGCTTGTCTCGATTACCCACGCGGGGGAGTATGCGCAGGCCTCAGCGCTGGGGTTGGGTAGCGGGCACTGA
- the prfB gene encoding peptide chain release factor 2 (programmed frameshift), translating to MAVTFDDPAAALAELTARIHAIRDSLDLPSKIARLAHLTSRMEQPGFWDHQESAQQVVFEMKGVRAQVEPVRELLRRADDAAILIELADEQGDAQGAAEVQQELAQIAQRTDQVELLTLLAGENDARNCYFSIQAGAGGVDSCDFAEMLLRMYLMYFESVGFKASEVDRRDGDEAGVQSVTLFIEGAYAYGYLSCEMGVHRLVRISPYNAQGKRQTSFVGVDCLPEIEDAKVELSEGDVEIEFFRRASGAGGQNVNKVATAVRVRHKATGMMVECVSERSQASNKRRALSIMQSKLEQMEKAKQDAELAAIYSEKGDIAWGNQIRSYVVHGSTIHVKDHRTNIAIGDVQRVLDGDLQPFIDARLRQRLRRGEKS from the exons ATGGCTGTAACTTTTGATGACCCTGCCGCGGCACTGGCCGAGCTTACGGCCCGGATCCACGCGATCCGGGACTCTCTT GACCTGCCAAGCAAGATCGCGCGGCTGGCGCACCTGACCAGCCGCATGGAGCAGCCCGGCTTCTGGGATCACCAGGAGTCGGCGCAACAAGTTGTCTTCGAGATGAAAGGTGTGCGCGCCCAGGTGGAACCCGTGCGCGAACTGCTCCGCCGGGCAGACGATGCGGCCATCCTGATCGAACTGGCCGACGAACAGGGTGACGCGCAAGGTGCGGCCGAGGTGCAGCAGGAACTGGCCCAGATCGCGCAGCGAACGGACCAGGTCGAGTTGCTGACGTTGCTTGCCGGCGAGAACGATGCGCGCAATTGCTACTTCAGCATCCAGGCGGGGGCTGGTGGTGTGGACTCCTGCGACTTCGCGGAGATGCTGCTGCGCATGTACCTGATGTACTTCGAGTCCGTGGGGTTCAAAGCCAGTGAAGTTGACCGGCGCGATGGCGACGAGGCGGGGGTCCAGTCCGTAACGCTGTTCATCGAGGGGGCGTATGCGTACGGCTATCTCTCCTGCGAGATGGGTGTGCATCGCCTCGTGCGGATTAGTCCCTACAACGCGCAGGGCAAGCGGCAGACATCGTTTGTCGGGGTGGACTGCCTGCCGGAAATCGAGGACGCCAAAGTCGAGCTGTCGGAAGGCGACGTCGAGATCGAGTTTTTCCGGCGTGCCTCCGGCGCCGGCGGGCAGAACGTGAACAAGGTCGCAACGGCGGTGCGTGTGCGTCACAAGGCCACGGGCATGATGGTGGAATGCGTGAGCGAGCGCAGCCAGGCGTCGAACAAGCGCCGCGCGCTGAGTATCATGCAGTCGAAGCTCGAGCAGATGGAGAAGGCCAAGCAGGATGCTGAACTGGCGGCAATCTACAGTGAAAAGGGCGATATTGCGTGGGGCAATCAGATCCGCAGCTATGTCGTGCATGGGTCCACGATCCATGTGAAGGATCACCGCACGAACATCGCGATCGGGGATGTGCAGCGCGTTCTCGACGGCGATTTACAACCCTTTATCGACGCACGGCTGCGGCAGCGACTGCGGCGCGGAGAGAAATCGTGA
- a CDS encoding MmgE/PrpD family protein translates to MATISGKLAQWATAVRFEDLTPEAIAAAKRFLIDTLACALGGAQVHDCTLFLEHYRALEQSGPCTIIGHGDRMNVVATSMLNALMVRSQDYNDIYWQQDPSHPSDLASAPLAIAEWHKLSGRDLLVGLVLGWDVTMRLCHVAVPGIRERGWHHATLMAFATPVVAGRMLGLTAEQMQHAIGIAACHRFTLGCAVAGKLTMMKNTVSPLSTRDGVEAALLAQRGYTGPEGVFEGKEGMSHCLGAAWDWSWITERLGDRWMIGACGMKSFPVEALMHSPLSATLHLMETHDLRAEQVAEVLVESIARAADILSDPAKYDPQSKESADHSLPYCLAAALAERRVTPREFREEKLWDARLRAQMKKVRVVANADFERAFPAKQCARVTITTVDGRKLTHQLDVPKGDPRDPMTDRELVDKFDALAEPLLSADRRKRLRATVYELESLSTVGELLALTVRDR, encoded by the coding sequence GTGCGCTTCGAGGACCTGACCCCTGAAGCCATTGCGGCCGCCAAGCGTTTTCTCATCGACACGCTCGCTTGCGCCCTGGGAGGCGCGCAAGTCCACGACTGCACGCTCTTCCTCGAACACTACCGCGCGCTGGAGCAGTCCGGCCCGTGTACGATCATCGGTCACGGCGACCGGATGAACGTCGTCGCGACCAGCATGCTCAATGCGTTGATGGTGCGCTCGCAGGACTACAACGACATTTACTGGCAGCAGGATCCTTCACACCCATCGGACCTGGCGAGCGCGCCACTCGCCATCGCGGAGTGGCACAAGCTGAGCGGTCGTGACCTGCTCGTCGGCCTCGTGCTCGGATGGGATGTCACGATGCGACTTTGTCACGTGGCCGTGCCGGGCATCCGCGAGCGGGGCTGGCACCACGCGACCCTGATGGCCTTCGCAACCCCGGTGGTGGCCGGCCGTATGCTCGGACTTACGGCGGAGCAAATGCAGCACGCGATTGGCATCGCGGCCTGCCACCGTTTCACCCTCGGCTGCGCCGTCGCCGGCAAGCTGACCATGATGAAAAACACGGTCAGCCCACTCAGTACGCGCGATGGGGTGGAGGCGGCGCTGCTTGCGCAGCGCGGCTACACCGGCCCTGAGGGCGTCTTCGAGGGCAAAGAGGGGATGTCGCACTGTCTCGGAGCGGCGTGGGACTGGAGCTGGATCACAGAGCGACTCGGGGATCGCTGGATGATCGGCGCTTGCGGCATGAAGAGCTTCCCGGTGGAAGCGCTGATGCACTCGCCGTTGTCCGCCACGTTGCACCTCATGGAAACGCATGACCTGCGGGCGGAGCAAGTCGCTGAAGTCCTCGTGGAGAGCATCGCCCGGGCGGCGGACATTCTCTCCGATCCGGCCAAGTACGATCCGCAGTCCAAGGAATCGGCGGACCACAGTCTGCCGTACTGCCTGGCCGCGGCGCTCGCCGAGCGGCGTGTGACGCCGCGGGAGTTCCGCGAGGAAAAGCTTTGGGATGCAAGGTTGCGGGCGCAGATGAAAAAGGTCCGGGTCGTGGCGAATGCTGATTTTGAACGGGCGTTCCCGGCGAAGCAGTGTGCGCGGGTCACGATCACGACTGTGGACGGCCGTAAGCTCACGCACCAGCTCGATGTGCCGAAGGGGGATCCGCGTGACCCGATGACGGATCGTGAGTTGGTGGACAAGTTCGATGCGCTGGCGGAACCACTGCTGAGCGCGGATCGGAGAAAGCGCCTGCGGGCGACCGTCTACGAACTGGAGTCCTTGTCCACCGTGGGCGAGCTGCTCGCGCTCACGGTGCGAGACCGGTAG